A genomic window from Chitinophaga pollutisoli includes:
- a CDS encoding RteC domain-containing protein yields the protein MKHSLHTIILEIHNKEDKISSQSKRVIDEAYEMTLYLQDLLFEVKKQIVERGFKNDEEEIKFFRTIKPQILGKLIYYNKVYRIETTCPVSNGKMYYSYFSNQLANLKRDYVEHICNSDFYRYYRSGRTDRDETYFKRGNINYHDGLNSIVFEIDPEFSTFYDYKTARIIANELLYSYLMTKINPDENPDAILQKPESSKDIFWTESKNALIELTYALYAATAISHGKIGVRKISMMFQILFGITLGDLHHAFHRMKTRSGSRTAFLDQLKSSLEDYMDKDL from the coding sequence ATGAAACATTCTTTACACACCATTATTTTAGAAATACATAATAAGGAAGATAAAATTTCATCGCAAAGCAAAAGAGTGATTGATGAGGCGTATGAAATGACCTTGTATCTGCAAGACCTGTTATTTGAAGTCAAGAAACAGATTGTTGAACGGGGTTTTAAAAATGATGAGGAAGAAATAAAATTCTTCCGAACCATTAAACCGCAAATCCTTGGTAAACTAATTTACTACAACAAGGTTTACCGGATTGAAACTACTTGTCCTGTCAGCAACGGAAAAATGTATTACAGCTATTTCTCTAACCAATTAGCCAACCTCAAAAGAGATTATGTTGAGCATATCTGCAATTCTGATTTTTACAGATATTACCGTTCGGGTCGGACAGACCGTGACGAAACCTATTTTAAACGGGGAAATATAAACTACCACGATGGGCTAAACAGCATCGTCTTTGAAATAGACCCTGAATTTTCCACGTTCTACGATTATAAAACAGCAAGGATTATCGCTAATGAATTACTGTACTCTTATCTTATGACAAAAATCAATCCTGATGAAAATCCCGATGCGATTTTACAAAAGCCGGAAAGTTCCAAAGATATTTTTTGGACGGAAAGCAAAAATGCACTTATCGAATTGACTTACGCATTATATGCAGCTACAGCGATTTCTCACGGTAAAATCGGTGTCCGAAAAATCAGTATGATGTTTCAAATACTTTTCGGCATTACGCTGGGCGACCTGCATCACGCTTTCCATAGAATGAAAACCCGAAGCGGTTCCAGAACGGCATTTTTAGACCAACTCAAAAGTTCATTAGAGGATTATATGGATAAAGACCTGTAA
- a CDS encoding helix-turn-helix domain-containing protein, with protein MNIDRMEFLSWMERIMDRLDMLSNHIDDLQKKRNSIDGEELLDNQDLLQMLKISNRSLQRYRSIGKLPYYTISGKLYYKLSDVHQFIRDSFNK; from the coding sequence ATGAATATTGATAGAATGGAATTTTTGTCGTGGATGGAGCGGATAATGGATAGACTGGATATGTTGAGCAATCATATCGACGACTTACAGAAAAAACGCAACAGCATAGACGGCGAGGAACTGCTCGACAATCAGGATTTATTGCAAATGCTGAAAATAAGTAACCGTTCCTTGCAACGCTACCGTTCCATTGGCAAGCTCCCGTACTACACGATAAGCGGAAAATTGTATTACAAACTATCCGATGTTCATCAGTTTATCAGAGATAGTTTTAATAAGTAA
- a CDS encoding acyltransferase produces MNANKTASAIRSSKQHFDILDGLRGVAALAVVIFHFMEWVYTDFTRNFIAHGFLAVDFFFCLSGFVIAYAYDDRLGKMGVPAFFKSRIIRLHPLVVAGSVMGLLAFLWDPFAIVPESYSAGKIALIFFCSLVLAPFPVMEDRGFNLFGLNAPSWSLFWEYVANIAYALLLHRLRRVYIAVLTLMAAVGIVFVACRSGNLLGGWSGPTFWDGGARVAYSFLAGMLIYRSRWIIKNNLGFPGLAVLLSLAFLMPFTAWNWLTESLVVLLYFPLLVALGAGAALKPSLRPLCVFSGNISYPLYMTHYAFLWMFGNYYTNQKPGGAELTAVIIVGVIALVGVAYLVMKLYDIPVRKYLTDKRNARAGKA; encoded by the coding sequence ATGAACGCGAACAAGACCGCTTCGGCGATACGCTCATCCAAACAACATTTCGATATCCTCGACGGATTAAGGGGCGTGGCCGCATTGGCGGTAGTGATATTTCATTTCATGGAATGGGTGTATACGGATTTCACCCGAAATTTTATTGCGCATGGGTTTCTGGCGGTAGATTTTTTCTTCTGCTTATCCGGGTTCGTGATTGCATACGCCTACGACGACCGTTTGGGGAAAATGGGCGTCCCGGCGTTTTTCAAATCCCGCATTATTCGCTTGCATCCTTTGGTGGTGGCGGGTTCGGTGATGGGCTTGCTGGCGTTCTTATGGGATCCTTTCGCTATCGTTCCGGAATCGTATAGTGCGGGCAAGATCGCCCTGATCTTTTTTTGTTCGTTAGTGCTGGCGCCATTTCCGGTGATGGAAGACCGCGGGTTCAATCTTTTTGGGTTGAATGCGCCTTCGTGGTCGTTGTTTTGGGAATATGTGGCCAATATCGCCTACGCCCTGTTGCTGCACCGGCTCAGGAGGGTATACATCGCGGTATTGACGCTGATGGCGGCTGTGGGGATCGTTTTCGTGGCGTGCCGGTCCGGTAATTTGCTGGGCGGCTGGAGCGGGCCTACTTTCTGGGACGGTGGTGCGCGCGTCGCGTATTCTTTCCTGGCAGGCATGCTGATCTACCGTTCCAGGTGGATCATCAAAAACAACCTGGGTTTTCCGGGGCTGGCGGTGCTGTTGTCACTGGCCTTCCTCATGCCGTTTACTGCCTGGAACTGGCTGACCGAATCCCTGGTCGTATTGCTGTATTTTCCCTTGCTGGTGGCCCTGGGAGCGGGGGCTGCACTGAAGCCTTCCTTACGTCCGCTATGCGTTTTTTCCGGTAATATTTCCTATCCCTTGTACATGACGCATTACGCATTTCTCTGGATGTTCGGGAATTATTACACGAATCAAAAGCCCGGCGGCGCGGAACTCACTGCGGTGATCATTGTAGGCGTGATTGCATTGGTGGGCGTGGCGTACCTGGTGATGAAGCTATACGATATTCCTGTCAGGAAGTACCTGACGGATAAACGGAATGCCAGGGCAGGGAAGGCGTAG
- a CDS encoding dihydrofolate reductase family protein, giving the protein MRKVVYGINLTADGCCDHTKGNGTPDIHVYFTDLYKDVDLIVYGRKTYELMVPFWPDVAKSQSGSPTVNAFALAFDAIDKVVFSKTLQQAGANTRIVREDLAGEIARLKQQPGKDISIGGVDLPCQLIALGLVDEFHFVVQPYIAGEGRRLMDGTFLPEQLNLKLVAFKPLESGAMALHYTKQ; this is encoded by the coding sequence ATGAGAAAAGTAGTTTACGGCATCAATCTCACCGCAGACGGTTGTTGCGATCATACCAAAGGAAACGGCACTCCGGATATTCATGTGTATTTCACGGACCTGTATAAAGATGTGGACCTGATCGTTTACGGACGCAAGACTTACGAATTGATGGTTCCCTTTTGGCCGGATGTCGCTAAAAGCCAGTCGGGCTCCCCGACGGTAAATGCGTTCGCCCTTGCATTTGATGCGATCGATAAAGTAGTTTTTTCAAAAACGTTGCAGCAGGCAGGCGCCAATACCCGCATTGTCCGGGAGGATCTCGCAGGGGAAATCGCCAGGCTGAAGCAACAGCCGGGGAAAGATATTTCCATCGGCGGGGTGGACCTTCCGTGCCAACTGATAGCCCTGGGCCTGGTGGATGAATTCCATTTTGTGGTGCAACCTTATATTGCCGGAGAAGGCCGGCGCCTGATGGACGGGACATTCCTTCCTGAACAACTGAACCTTAAACTGGTAGCGTTCAAGCCGCTGGAATCCGGAGCGATGGCATTGCATTATACGAAGCAATAA
- a CDS encoding cytochrome-c peroxidase, whose translation MRQGIPHAILLLLAGVFTVHACHSPDKPAGQTAIAREKELPLGTTDALPLTYLSPADNPTTPEKVELGRLLFYDPVLSGGKDVACATCHHPDFGYAESIDLSIGVNGTGLGEKRRFNKDNNIPFTKRNSQSLLNTAYNGIGPNGRYTPEEAPMFWDLRAKGLEAQAAMPVKTFEEMRGHDFSEDHITTEVVKRVNAIAGYRRLFKSAFPESNAVTITEITKALGAFQRSLTAANSRFDQFMRGDRSALSEREQEGMKLFIQSGCARCHSGPMLSDFKPHVLGTPDNEKLPVSDSGILGTYGFRTPTLRNLRFTRPYMHSGKFQTLNEVLFFYEDLHGKPLRNQHVDRSQLDPLAAAVRVEFKDINTIVEFLNTLNDPDYDKKIPASVPSGLPVGGFIGADAARPHPAHHAAQK comes from the coding sequence ATGCGCCAGGGCATCCCTCACGCCATACTACTCCTGTTGGCCGGTGTTTTCACCGTTCATGCCTGTCATTCCCCCGACAAGCCCGCCGGGCAAACGGCTATTGCCAGGGAGAAAGAATTGCCGCTGGGTACGACCGACGCATTGCCGCTCACCTATCTTTCGCCCGCCGATAATCCTACCACACCTGAAAAAGTGGAACTGGGGCGCCTGCTGTTTTATGATCCGGTATTATCTGGCGGGAAAGACGTGGCCTGCGCGACCTGTCACCACCCCGATTTCGGGTATGCGGAAAGCATCGACCTGTCGATCGGTGTAAACGGGACTGGCCTGGGCGAAAAGCGGCGCTTCAACAAAGACAACAACATCCCTTTTACGAAAAGAAATTCGCAATCGCTGCTCAATACTGCCTACAACGGCATCGGTCCAAACGGGCGATATACGCCCGAAGAAGCCCCTATGTTCTGGGACCTCCGCGCCAAAGGGCTCGAAGCGCAAGCCGCCATGCCGGTTAAAACGTTCGAGGAAATGCGCGGGCATGATTTCAGCGAAGACCATATCACAACGGAAGTAGTAAAACGCGTGAACGCCATCGCCGGATACAGGCGGCTATTCAAATCGGCGTTCCCGGAAAGCAATGCCGTCACCATCACGGAAATTACCAAAGCCCTCGGCGCCTTCCAGCGATCACTTACCGCGGCAAACTCCCGGTTCGACCAGTTCATGCGCGGCGACCGCTCCGCCCTTTCCGAAAGGGAGCAGGAAGGCATGAAACTATTTATCCAATCCGGATGCGCGCGATGCCATAGCGGACCCATGCTCTCTGATTTCAAACCGCATGTGCTGGGAACGCCCGACAATGAAAAACTCCCGGTATCCGATTCCGGCATACTCGGAACATACGGCTTCCGCACCCCTACCCTGCGGAACCTGCGATTCACCAGGCCCTACATGCACAGCGGCAAATTCCAGACCCTCAACGAAGTGCTGTTCTTTTACGAAGACCTTCATGGCAAACCGCTCCGCAACCAGCATGTGGACCGTTCGCAGCTCGATCCCCTCGCGGCGGCGGTGCGCGTGGAGTTTAAAGACATTAATACCATTGTGGAATTCCTCAATACACTTAACGATCCGGATTACGATAAAAAGATTCCCGCCTCCGTTCCAAGCGGCCTACCGGTAGGCGGATTTATCGGAGCCGATGCTGCAAGACCTCATCCGGCGCATCATGCAGCTCAAAAATGA
- a CDS encoding helix-turn-helix domain-containing protein produces MKIITIEEEAWKQLNSRINAIADYLKRLDDTSYDDLWLNNHEVCQYLHISEKTLWRMRTKGEITYSKIYGQYFYTIGAIKDVLNANAVQSSDEYVAELIAKGKSYIEKGRKLKSDKK; encoded by the coding sequence ATGAAAATCATAACCATTGAAGAAGAAGCGTGGAAACAGCTCAATAGCCGTATCAACGCTATTGCGGATTATCTGAAAAGATTGGACGACACAAGCTATGATGATTTGTGGCTCAACAATCACGAGGTCTGCCAGTACCTGCATATCAGCGAAAAAACGTTGTGGCGTATGCGTACTAAAGGCGAAATAACCTACTCCAAAATCTACGGGCAGTATTTCTATACGATTGGGGCAATCAAGGATGTGCTTAATGCCAATGCCGTACAAAGTAGTGATGAATATGTAGCGGAGCTTATCGCAAAGGGCAAAAGCTATATCGAAAAAGGCAGAAAGCTGAAATCAGATAAGAAATAG
- a CDS encoding DUF1963 domain-containing protein, which yields MLAASLHSFITVSETYAVDDNGLLPGTSKIKGLPHLPPDFIWPVGALFLAQFNLAELAPQDILQRLPAAGMLYFFSTPILPSELCSTTPEPWENSSSGHIRKAV from the coding sequence GTGCTCGCCGCGAGCCTGCATAGCTTCATTACCGTATCGGAAACATATGCAGTCGATGACAATGGTCTGCTGCCGGGTACTTCTAAAATCAAGGGGCTTCCTCACCTGCCACCGGATTTCATCTGGCCTGTCGGCGCATTGTTTCTCGCACAATTCAACCTGGCGGAACTGGCGCCGCAGGATATTCTGCAACGGCTTCCGGCAGCAGGCATGTTGTACTTTTTTTCAACCCCAATACTTCCATCGGAACTGTGTTCCACTACACCGGAGCCCTGGGAGAACTCATCCTCCGGCCATATCCGGAAAGCGGTATAG
- a CDS encoding lycopene cyclase domain-containing protein, whose translation MPLQCTYLLINFLAVIICFIFSFDRRIRFNEHFGAWLKAAMLVSVPFICWDVWFTEMGVWWFRDRYLTGIRIAGLPLEEWLFFFVFRLPAYSLIIAWINFSIFPGRLPSTTWLYLFSQQYVLWRRYWSTAGYTRL comes from the coding sequence ATGCCTTTACAATGCACATATCTGCTCATTAATTTCCTGGCGGTTATCATCTGTTTTATTTTTTCGTTTGACCGGAGAATACGCTTTAACGAGCACTTTGGCGCTTGGCTGAAGGCGGCTATGCTGGTTTCGGTGCCTTTTATTTGCTGGGATGTATGGTTCACCGAAATGGGGGTGTGGTGGTTCCGGGACAGGTACCTGACAGGAATCCGAATTGCGGGCCTGCCGCTGGAAGAGTGGCTTTTTTTCTTTGTATTCCGTTTGCCTGCGTATTCACTTATTATTGCCTGGATAAATTTTTCGATTTTTCCTGGGCGACTGCCGTCAACAACCTGGTTGTATTTGTTTTCACAACAGTATGTGCTTTGGCGGCGTTATTGGAGCACGGCCGGGTATACACGCTTGTAA
- a CDS encoding lycopene cyclase domain-containing protein, which translates to MEHGRVYTLVTALTTTATLLYLHFGARWPRIGQAFFVYLLLMPGFFAVNGVLTGTGLAAPVVNYNPTDLLNLRVLTIPVEDFVYGFTQFLLNVYFFEKFAKRESGSVAG; encoded by the coding sequence TTGGAGCACGGCCGGGTATACACGCTTGTAACGGCTTTGACTACAACTGCAACGTTGCTGTACCTGCATTTTGGCGCCAGGTGGCCACGGATTGGTCAGGCGTTTTTCGTGTACCTATTGCTGATGCCAGGTTTCTTTGCCGTCAATGGTGTATTGACGGGGACGGGACTGGCCGCACCCGTCGTCAATTACAATCCGACGGATCTGTTGAATCTGAGGGTGCTGACCATCCCCGTCGAGGATTTTGTTTATGGATTTACACAGTTTTTACTGAACGTATATTTTTTTGAGAAGTTCGCGAAGCGGGAATCCGGGAGCGTCGCCGGATGA
- a CDS encoding DUF1963 domain-containing protein, whose amino-acid sequence MFHYTGALGELILRPYPESGIGDLSYFLDEYRDRRYQATFRKQAAFCIDDVLEHLPEALKKEVSRILDAPLTPHAIGDNLFGQPGYWQGENEIIGDRQLEAEADLLLFQYEFGEGHIHFWITAAELAARDFGNVWLSYSGT is encoded by the coding sequence GTGTTCCACTACACCGGAGCCCTGGGAGAACTCATCCTCCGGCCATATCCGGAAAGCGGTATAGGGGATCTTTCGTATTTTCTGGATGAATACCGTGACAGGCGTTACCAGGCAACATTCCGGAAGCAGGCGGCTTTCTGTATCGATGATGTCCTGGAACATCTTCCGGAAGCATTAAAGAAAGAGGTTTCCCGCATATTAGATGCTCCGCTTACCCCGCATGCCATTGGCGATAACCTTTTTGGACAGCCTGGTTACTGGCAGGGAGAAAATGAAATCATCGGTGACAGGCAATTGGAAGCGGAAGCGGACCTGCTTCTGTTTCAATATGAATTCGGTGAAGGTCATATCCATTTTTGGATAACTGCGGCGGAATTAGCAGCACGCGATTTCGGTAATGTGTGGTTGAGTTATTCAGGCACCTGA